A single Arcanobacterium canis DNA region contains:
- the eda gene encoding bifunctional 4-hydroxy-2-oxoglutarate aldolase/2-dehydro-3-deoxy-phosphogluconate aldolase: protein MANKKSAGFCELSEVTAHKIVPVVVIDDAQYADSLGEALIRGGLPVAEVTFRTSAASDAIRALANRQDILVGAGTVLTPERVEQATAAGARFIVSPGLDRDVIERCQQIGIPCLPGVSTATELMQALKFGLTTVKFFPASAAGGAKTIKALSSAFQQASFLPTGGISAENAHEYLDLDCVRAIGGSWMVPSQLVNSGAVDQLVDLITHAVSTVGNYRKERS from the coding sequence GTGGCTAACAAGAAGTCGGCAGGATTCTGTGAATTATCAGAAGTTACTGCCCATAAGATTGTTCCAGTCGTCGTTATTGACGACGCTCAATATGCTGACTCTCTGGGGGAAGCTCTGATCCGCGGAGGTCTGCCTGTTGCGGAAGTAACTTTTCGAACTTCCGCTGCATCCGACGCGATACGCGCACTCGCCAACCGCCAAGATATTTTGGTTGGCGCCGGAACAGTCCTTACGCCAGAACGGGTCGAACAAGCGACCGCTGCCGGCGCACGTTTTATTGTCTCCCCGGGACTGGATCGCGACGTCATCGAACGATGCCAGCAAATCGGTATCCCCTGTTTACCTGGTGTTTCCACGGCGACTGAGCTCATGCAAGCACTCAAATTTGGTTTGACCACGGTTAAATTCTTCCCCGCATCCGCTGCAGGAGGAGCGAAGACAATCAAAGCACTCTCAAGCGCATTTCAGCAGGCCAGTTTCCTCCCTACGGGCGGAATTAGTGCTGAAAATGCTCATGAATACCTGGACTTAGACTGCGTCCGCGCAATAGGCGGAAGCTGGATGGTTCCATCACAGCTGGTGAACTCAGGCGCTGTCGATCAACTTGTTGACCTCATCACTCATGCAGTTTCCACTGTAGGTAACTATAGAAAGGAGCGGTCATGA
- a CDS encoding dihydroxyacetone kinase subunit L has product MDNTTFARALREISALMRQNRDYLIELDQVNGDGDLGISMDDGFRALDEYYNGEVDPDLGQGLRGAAKVLNAAAPSSLGTILSFGLMGMAKSLRGHLTADLPQVIEALAAGVENIEVKAGSKPGEKTILDALAPAIETLRASATAGAAEAFAAAAKAAAAGSELTTTMTAVHGRAAFTAARSVGVLDGGSVVGKLIIEGIARAAEDAR; this is encoded by the coding sequence ATGGATAACACCACGTTCGCTCGAGCATTGCGTGAGATCAGCGCTCTTATGCGTCAAAATCGTGATTATTTAATCGAGCTCGATCAGGTCAATGGCGACGGAGACCTCGGTATTTCGATGGATGACGGATTCCGGGCACTCGACGAATACTACAACGGCGAAGTTGATCCTGATCTGGGTCAGGGACTTCGAGGCGCTGCCAAGGTGCTCAACGCCGCGGCACCGTCGTCGCTCGGCACGATCCTGAGCTTTGGCCTGATGGGAATGGCGAAATCGTTGCGCGGGCACTTGACGGCAGATTTGCCGCAGGTGATCGAAGCTTTGGCAGCCGGCGTCGAGAATATTGAGGTCAAGGCGGGTTCGAAGCCAGGAGAGAAAACGATCCTCGACGCATTGGCCCCCGCAATCGAAACGCTGCGTGCGTCTGCTACTGCTGGCGCTGCCGAGGCTTTCGCTGCGGCAGCAAAAGCTGCTGCCGCAGGGTCTGAGTTAACGACAACGATGACGGCGGTACACGGGCGCGCAGCATTCACTGCGGCTCGTAGTGTCGGAGTGCTCGACGGAGGCTCGGTGGTCGGGAAACTGATTATCGAAGGGATCGCGCGAGCTGCCGAGGATGCAAGATGA
- a CDS encoding DAK2 domain-containing protein — MGIGWAYPNHLTGHECKPIDHVILAPHSPPPSYRPASPATLKRAFAAAAKAAAAGSELTTTMTAVHGRAAFAAARSVGVLDGGSVVGKLIIEGIARAAEK, encoded by the coding sequence CTGGGAATTGGCTGGGCCTATCCGAACCATCTCACCGGCCACGAGTGCAAGCCGATCGATCACGTCATACTCGCGCCACACTCACCGCCACCATCGTACAGGCCCGCATCTCCCGCCACCCTAAAGCGGGCTTTCGCTGCGGCAGCAAAAGCTGCTGCCGCAGGGTCTGAGTTAACGACAACGATGACGGCGGTACACGGGCGTGCAGCATTCGCTGCGGCTCGTAGTGTCGGAGTGCTCGACGGAGGCTCGGTGGTCGGGAAACTGATTATCGAAGGGATCGCGCGAGCCGCCGAGAAGTAG
- a CDS encoding PfkB family carbohydrate kinase, whose amino-acid sequence MEIAHRHGTIISYDLNYRPSLWANQGGIERAQEVNRELAQYVDVMIGNEEDFTAALGYQISGVDKDLSSLPVDSFGKMIEKVAADYPNFKVIATTLRAVRSASSNDWGAIAWSREDGLVQAIQRDSLEIFDRVGGGDSFASGLIYGLITGSSLKRAVNLGAAHGALAMTTPGDTSMATLSDVLKLADGGNARVVR is encoded by the coding sequence ATGGAAATAGCTCACCGCCACGGCACAATAATCTCTTACGATCTCAATTACCGACCTAGCTTATGGGCAAACCAAGGCGGCATTGAACGAGCACAAGAGGTGAACCGTGAACTTGCTCAATACGTAGATGTCATGATCGGAAACGAAGAAGACTTTACTGCCGCTCTCGGTTACCAGATCTCAGGCGTCGACAAGGACCTTTCTTCACTTCCTGTTGACTCTTTCGGAAAGATGATCGAGAAAGTTGCCGCAGATTACCCCAATTTTAAAGTCATTGCCACTACTCTACGAGCTGTCCGAAGCGCAAGCTCAAATGATTGGGGTGCAATCGCCTGGTCTCGTGAAGATGGACTAGTGCAGGCAATACAACGTGACTCTCTCGAAATTTTTGACAGAGTGGGCGGCGGCGACTCTTTCGCTTCTGGCCTCATTTATGGCCTTATCACTGGTAGCTCTCTAAAACGTGCAGTTAATCTCGGCGCTGCTCACGGAGCACTTGCGATGACAACGCCAGGAGACACTTCGATGGCGACTCTTTCGGATGTACTCAAGCTGGCCGACGGCGGCAATGCACGAGTCGTTCGCTAA
- a CDS encoding carbohydrate kinase family protein, which translates to MTVRNLNILPADQCQFDALSLGEVMLRLDPGARRIRNARTFDAWEGGGEYNVVRGLRKVFNLRTGTITALVDNEIGHLIEDFMMTGGVDTSLIYWAESDGVGRSARNGLNFTERGFGVRGAVGVSDRGNTAISQMKADDLDLERVFFRCRCALASYWRHICGTQSSIS; encoded by the coding sequence ATGACAGTTCGGAATCTCAATATCCTCCCCGCTGATCAGTGCCAATTCGACGCATTATCGTTGGGTGAAGTCATGCTTCGTCTCGATCCAGGCGCACGCAGAATCAGAAATGCTCGCACCTTTGACGCTTGGGAAGGCGGTGGCGAATACAACGTCGTGCGTGGTTTGCGCAAAGTATTTAACCTCCGTACCGGAACTATTACTGCATTAGTGGACAACGAAATCGGACACCTTATCGAAGATTTCATGATGACAGGAGGAGTCGATACTTCCCTTATTTATTGGGCGGAATCAGATGGCGTGGGCCGATCGGCACGCAACGGACTCAACTTCACTGAACGTGGATTCGGGGTCCGCGGCGCAGTCGGTGTTTCTGACCGAGGAAACACTGCGATTTCACAGATGAAAGCTGATGACCTCGATCTTGAAAGAGTTTTTTTCCGATGCCGGTGTGCGTTGGCTTCATACTGGAGGCATATATGCGGCACTCAGTCATCAATCAGCTGA
- a CDS encoding dihydroxyacetone kinase subunit DhaK: MKKILNTPDSFVRDTMEGIVLAHGDKVKLLNDDFRILVSNYPTREGKVGIVTAGGSGHLPLFLGYVGQGMLDGCAIGEVFASPSAEKMAQMIRACDRGSGVVCLFGNYNGDLFNFQMAMEDVEFDDIATRAVVAADDVASASHEMANKRRGVAGIVYAYKIAGAAADEGRDLDAVVEVTQRALANIRTMGVALTPTIVPKVGKPGFTIADDEIEIGMGIHGEAGIEVRKMMRADEIAQLIVAKIEEDMPLTASDRVSVLINGLGGTPLEEQYIVYRTVHRLLAEQGVEVVMPHIGEFATSMEMAGLSVTVFKLDDELLELLQAPARTPFYTNINK; encoded by the coding sequence AAATGACGACTTTCGGATATTGGTGTCGAACTACCCTACTCGTGAAGGAAAAGTCGGGATCGTGACTGCCGGAGGCTCTGGCCACCTACCACTATTCTTGGGCTACGTTGGCCAGGGAATGCTCGACGGCTGCGCAATCGGGGAAGTCTTTGCCTCGCCGTCGGCGGAAAAGATGGCCCAGATGATCCGCGCATGTGATCGTGGCTCGGGGGTCGTCTGCCTTTTCGGTAATTACAACGGCGATCTATTCAACTTCCAGATGGCGATGGAAGATGTCGAATTCGACGATATCGCCACTCGCGCGGTTGTCGCCGCCGACGATGTCGCCAGTGCAAGTCACGAGATGGCGAATAAGCGTCGCGGGGTGGCTGGGATCGTCTACGCCTACAAGATCGCCGGAGCCGCAGCCGACGAGGGACGCGACCTCGACGCAGTCGTGGAGGTCACTCAGCGAGCGCTAGCGAATATTCGAACGATGGGGGTGGCCCTGACACCGACAATCGTTCCCAAGGTTGGAAAGCCTGGCTTCACGATTGCCGACGACGAAATCGAAATCGGGATGGGGATTCACGGCGAGGCTGGCATTGAGGTGCGAAAGATGATGCGGGCTGACGAGATCGCGCAGCTCATCGTCGCCAAGATCGAAGAGGATATGCCGCTTACGGCTTCTGATCGAGTGTCAGTCTTGATCAATGGACTGGGAGGTACTCCACTTGAGGAACAGTACATCGTGTATCGAACGGTTCATCGCCTTCTCGCTGAACAAGGTGTGGAGGTTGTGATGCCCCATATCGGGGAATTTGCGACATCGATGGAGATGGCCGGGCTGTCTGTCACTGTCTTCAAGCTTGACGACGAGTTGCTTGAGTTGCTTCAGGCGCCTGCTCGCACACCGTTCTACACGAATATCAATAAATAG
- a CDS encoding sugar-binding transcriptional regulator, translating into MARHYKREDIQLLLQVARMYYDLELTQVEIAQKIGYSRPSVSRLLDRARKIGVVRVQISHPFELLFNLESELKKFLPLKVIRVTDPSSGDSLDAIGRAAAELLVSVVDDGEVIAMGNGRSLAAVARHVPFVPKPRCTVVQLLGSLPGGRPEFGRDSSTICNMVAGQLGATSVRMPVPLFVDNPALLQPLLREERVASTLALASRAHVAVVGVADVETEPSDSNVLSQQLSRESLQVLRNRGGVGHVLDQIYNEKGEVIHTSLTERTIALPLAQLREVPLVIGVASSKRKAQAIISGIRGGILTGLVTDTDTAREILRLIS; encoded by the coding sequence ATGGCCAGGCATTATAAGCGTGAGGATATTCAGTTACTTCTTCAGGTAGCTCGAATGTATTACGATCTTGAGCTCACGCAGGTGGAGATCGCTCAAAAAATTGGGTATTCGCGTCCGAGTGTTTCGCGGTTGCTTGATCGTGCTCGGAAAATTGGGGTCGTGCGTGTCCAGATTTCCCACCCTTTTGAATTGCTGTTCAATCTCGAAAGCGAACTGAAAAAGTTTTTGCCACTCAAAGTTATTCGTGTGACAGACCCAAGCTCGGGAGATTCCCTCGACGCGATTGGTCGGGCTGCAGCAGAACTCCTCGTCAGCGTTGTGGACGACGGCGAAGTTATTGCGATGGGAAACGGGCGTTCTCTTGCTGCCGTGGCACGTCACGTGCCTTTTGTTCCTAAGCCGCGATGCACTGTTGTTCAGCTTCTCGGGTCGTTGCCTGGTGGCCGACCAGAATTTGGCCGTGATTCTTCAACGATTTGTAACATGGTCGCTGGTCAACTTGGGGCAACGAGTGTTCGTATGCCTGTGCCGCTTTTCGTTGACAATCCAGCTCTTCTCCAACCGTTGTTACGTGAAGAGCGCGTGGCGAGTACCCTTGCGCTCGCATCACGTGCGCATGTCGCCGTCGTCGGTGTCGCCGACGTTGAAACGGAACCATCCGACTCGAACGTGCTCAGCCAACAACTCTCGCGCGAGTCGCTTCAGGTCTTGCGTAATCGTGGAGGAGTGGGGCACGTTCTTGACCAGATCTATAACGAAAAGGGTGAAGTCATCCACACATCGCTCACCGAACGCACGATTGCGTTGCCGTTAGCACAACTGCGTGAAGTTCCTCTTGTTATTGGTGTTGCGTCCTCGAAAAGGAAGGCGCAAGCGATTATTTCTGGGATTCGTGGCGGAATTCTTACTGGCCTGGTCACTGATACAGATACTGCGCGCGAAATCCTCCGGCTTATTTCCTGA
- a CDS encoding IclR family transcriptional regulator has translation MQNSEERSTAPAPIAAIDRALSVLTVLAEAGTKGISLAELSQLVGSNKSTIYRVLHTMKLRGFATQNSENGNYSLGASALSAMHHFPRDVSTRRDLQPVLAALSRSSHELIHLGMLCGDQIRYIEKIEPDRAITVRSKIGQTAYAYTTALGRAILAGQDINETLLGAFIPEEIENRLALLHHFTAEVDRAKHIGWSREIQENEADVACVGFPISRPDGEIVAISVTAPAARMSLEQMDEIAASSFQIIDAYLPEGYQRVLAL, from the coding sequence ATGCAGAATTCTGAGGAACGTTCCACAGCTCCAGCACCAATTGCCGCAATCGACCGCGCTCTCTCGGTATTAACTGTGCTCGCTGAGGCTGGAACGAAAGGCATTTCTCTGGCAGAGCTGTCCCAGCTAGTAGGGTCAAATAAATCAACAATCTATCGCGTCTTACATACGATGAAATTGCGCGGATTCGCAACGCAGAACTCCGAAAATGGAAATTATTCTCTAGGAGCGTCAGCTCTTTCTGCAATGCATCATTTTCCACGAGATGTTTCTACGCGCCGCGATTTACAGCCAGTACTCGCAGCTCTGTCGCGTTCTAGTCACGAACTTATTCACCTTGGAATGCTCTGCGGAGACCAAATCCGATATATCGAAAAAATCGAGCCTGATCGAGCAATCACTGTTCGCTCGAAAATTGGACAAACTGCATATGCCTATACCACTGCACTCGGCCGCGCAATTCTGGCTGGACAAGATATCAATGAGACGTTACTCGGCGCATTCATTCCCGAAGAAATTGAAAATCGGCTAGCCCTGCTTCACCACTTCACGGCAGAAGTTGACCGCGCCAAACATATCGGTTGGTCACGGGAGATCCAAGAGAATGAAGCAGATGTGGCATGTGTCGGATTCCCGATATCTCGACCCGATGGTGAGATTGTTGCCATCTCCGTTACGGCTCCTGCTGCACGTATGAGCCTGGAACAGATGGATGAAATCGCCGCTTCATCATTCCAGATAATTGATGCCTATCTCCCTGAGGGATACCAACGAGTTTTAGCACTGTAG
- a CDS encoding MFS transporter: MTSSLKLDARAERRTVLACGLGTMLEQFDFAIYGLAAALVFPSVFFPESSPLAGALMAFAGYAVGFLARPVGGIFFSHFGEKHGRKWVLVSTLFLMGGATFLIGCLPGHQTIGLLAPILLFTLRLAQGFGAGAEQAGGATLLTESAHIGKRGRRASVVMIGAAAGTVIGTLFFAVIQWFMPKHMFIDWGWRIVFWLSILITFAAWIIRQKMSESPVFQQMQKNTEVNKATSAPLSTAVKSGWKRILLVAAMNWGPNTQSYTVQTFFVTFVTAHVLVPGTSDFVDKSTITDIQLIGALVGMVSAYFWGRMSDHFGRKPIYILIAASGIFLPFIYFTALSSGTVFFMAFAVCLGYWFAAYGNVGVQMAYFPELFGTRYRYTGVTLARELSSVLGGGIAPMISSALLLAFDMWWPVALYMAFTMMCTTIASFYAPETLDRDLTMLHDAVDGEAHTAKEHLIA, translated from the coding sequence ATGACATCCTCATTAAAGCTCGATGCACGAGCAGAAAGGCGAACCGTTCTTGCATGTGGCCTCGGTACCATGCTGGAACAATTCGATTTTGCTATCTACGGCTTAGCCGCAGCACTTGTGTTCCCTTCCGTCTTTTTCCCAGAGTCCTCACCTCTTGCAGGTGCGCTCATGGCTTTTGCCGGCTACGCAGTGGGATTTCTCGCACGACCGGTAGGTGGAATATTCTTTTCTCATTTCGGAGAAAAACATGGCCGTAAGTGGGTGCTCGTTTCTACTCTGTTCCTCATGGGCGGTGCAACGTTTTTGATTGGGTGCCTTCCCGGCCATCAGACAATTGGTTTACTTGCGCCTATTCTTCTTTTCACGCTGCGTCTAGCACAAGGATTTGGCGCAGGAGCGGAACAAGCAGGTGGAGCTACCCTTCTCACAGAATCTGCACACATAGGAAAACGTGGCCGGCGCGCATCAGTCGTCATGATTGGCGCAGCCGCAGGAACTGTCATCGGCACACTGTTCTTCGCCGTGATCCAGTGGTTCATGCCAAAGCATATGTTCATCGATTGGGGATGGAGAATCGTCTTTTGGCTCTCTATCCTCATCACCTTTGCCGCTTGGATCATCCGACAAAAGATGAGTGAATCGCCTGTCTTCCAACAGATGCAGAAAAATACGGAAGTTAACAAAGCAACCTCCGCACCACTGTCTACTGCAGTCAAGAGTGGTTGGAAGCGCATCCTTCTTGTTGCGGCGATGAATTGGGGGCCCAATACCCAGTCTTATACAGTCCAGACATTCTTCGTCACCTTCGTCACCGCACATGTGCTAGTCCCCGGAACCTCAGATTTTGTGGATAAATCAACCATCACCGATATCCAGCTGATCGGCGCGCTTGTGGGTATGGTCAGCGCCTACTTCTGGGGACGTATGTCGGATCATTTCGGGCGAAAGCCAATATATATCCTTATCGCAGCTTCTGGTATTTTTCTGCCGTTCATCTACTTCACTGCGCTTTCCTCGGGAACAGTATTCTTCATGGCATTCGCCGTATGCCTCGGCTACTGGTTCGCTGCATACGGAAACGTTGGAGTACAGATGGCATACTTCCCAGAACTTTTCGGCACCCGTTACCGTTACACCGGCGTGACTCTTGCGAGGGAACTGAGTTCAGTGCTTGGTGGCGGAATTGCCCCCATGATTTCTTCAGCTCTATTACTTGCATTCGACATGTGGTGGCCAGTTGCCCTCTACATGGCATTCACGATGATGTGTACAACAATTGCCTCGTTCTATGCCCCAGAAACCCTTGACCGTGACCTGACAATGCTGCATGACGCAGTAGACGGTGAGGCGCACACAGCGAAAGAACACTTGATTGCTTGA